In bacterium, a single window of DNA contains:
- the rpoB gene encoding DNA-directed RNA polymerase subunit beta has translation MANTMATASPQGTFEVKPRQITTERKSYRKIPVPLDLPHLIDIQVESFKWFKREGLRDLFSRTFPIRGYSDNYELHFLEHYLEMDNAPDIEECKKKDMTYQAPLKLRLKLVKRLTGEELESDVFLGDLPLMTPNGTFVINGAERAVVSQLVRSPGVYFMEKAGTRGRIGYFARVIPNRGAWIEVEFEQGSITIARLDKVKKIPVTTLLLALGFTIDRENEVIRHEPITVKVETRLDDLIGIQLLEDITVPDGKKVVAKAGTVISEDVAIAIRDAYGSQPIQLTYEVPDLAMNDSLKRTYDEAQITTEKDALIDIYKKLRPGDPPNLETARNMIEGRFFDEKKYDLSPVGRFKLNKRLKQVLPMAVRHLTKIDIVETIRALYTVPDRGPDDIDHLGNRRIRSVGELIQNHFRKGLMRMERVAKERMSTLDPEKVTPQALINTRSVMAVLKEFFGSSQLSQFMDQTNPLSELTHKRRLSALGPGGLSRERAGFEVRDVHHSHYGRICPIESPEGPNIGLIGSLASYARVNHYGFIETPYRKVVKGVVSDDIVYMTADEEDEHYICEADVKLDKNGKIVEDAVSVRFRDKISLQDPKDIEYMDVSPMQVVSPTTALIPFLEHDDANRALMGSNMQRQAVPLILPESPLVSTGMESKIARDSGALLMADAPGQVVELDASKVVVREKDGTLKTYELQKFRRSNQGTCMNQRILVNLFDTVEAGTVLADGCATMNGDLALGKNVLVAFMPWRGYNFEDAILLSRRCVEDDVYTSIHIEKFECEARDTKLGPEEITRDIPHLGESLLRNLDEDGVIIVSTSVNSDDILVGKVTPKGETEPTPEEKLLRAIFGEKSLDVRNTSLKVPHGTRGKVIEVRQFSRESGDELSPGVNKLVRVFVAQRRKVMEGDKMAGRHGNKGVVSKIVPIEDMPFLEDGTSVDIVLNPLGVPSRMNLGQILETHLGWAAHQLGFTAVTPVFDSATEGDIIDALEAAGLPADGKVRLFDGRTGEPFQQRVTVGMIYMMKLSHLVEDKIHARSVGSYALVTQQPLGGKAQFGGQRFGEMEVWALEAYGAAHTLQEMLTIKSDDVEGRNRTYEAIVKGDVLEEPGIPESFNVLMKELQGLCLDITTSAEEGEPELISEYINTPGFTPLPDEQRAIASSQPGDDIDLGGMDDDSDYSDDEDDD, from the coding sequence GTGGCCAATACGATGGCAACCGCTTCCCCGCAGGGAACGTTTGAGGTTAAGCCCCGACAGATCACGACGGAGCGGAAGTCCTACCGCAAGATCCCCGTCCCCCTGGATCTGCCACACCTGATCGACATCCAGGTGGAGTCCTTTAAGTGGTTCAAGCGGGAGGGCCTGCGCGACCTCTTTAGCCGGACCTTCCCGATCCGGGGATACTCGGATAACTACGAGCTCCACTTCCTCGAACACTACCTCGAGATGGACAACGCACCGGATATCGAAGAGTGCAAGAAAAAGGACATGACCTACCAGGCGCCCCTGAAGCTGCGCCTGAAGCTGGTCAAGCGCCTGACTGGGGAAGAACTGGAGTCCGATGTCTTCCTGGGCGACCTGCCCCTGATGACCCCTAACGGTACCTTTGTGATCAATGGCGCTGAGCGGGCGGTGGTCTCTCAGCTCGTCCGCTCGCCTGGCGTGTACTTCATGGAGAAAGCCGGCACTCGCGGACGCATCGGGTACTTCGCCCGGGTCATCCCCAATCGCGGCGCCTGGATCGAAGTCGAGTTCGAGCAGGGCAGCATCACCATCGCCCGCCTCGACAAAGTGAAGAAAATCCCGGTCACCACGCTCCTGCTGGCCCTGGGCTTCACCATCGACCGTGAAAACGAGGTGATCCGCCACGAGCCGATCACCGTCAAGGTCGAGACCCGCCTCGATGACCTCATCGGCATCCAGCTCCTGGAAGACATCACTGTGCCGGATGGCAAAAAGGTGGTCGCCAAAGCCGGGACCGTCATCTCTGAGGATGTCGCGATCGCCATCCGCGACGCCTACGGGAGTCAGCCCATCCAGCTGACCTACGAGGTCCCCGACCTCGCGATGAACGACAGCCTCAAGCGGACCTACGACGAAGCGCAGATCACCACCGAAAAAGATGCCCTCATCGACATCTACAAAAAGCTGCGCCCCGGGGACCCGCCGAATCTGGAAACCGCCCGCAACATGATTGAGGGCCGGTTCTTCGATGAAAAGAAGTACGACCTCTCGCCGGTCGGACGCTTCAAGCTCAATAAGCGCCTGAAGCAGGTCCTGCCTATGGCAGTCCGACACCTGACCAAGATCGATATCGTGGAGACGATCCGCGCCCTCTATACCGTGCCGGATCGCGGTCCCGATGACATCGACCACCTGGGGAATCGCCGTATCCGCAGCGTTGGCGAGCTGATCCAGAACCACTTCCGCAAGGGCCTCATGCGCATGGAGCGGGTGGCCAAAGAGCGGATGTCGACCCTCGACCCGGAAAAGGTCACGCCGCAGGCGCTGATCAACACCCGGTCGGTGATGGCGGTGCTGAAGGAGTTCTTCGGCTCCTCTCAGCTCTCCCAGTTCATGGACCAAACCAACCCGCTGTCCGAACTGACCCATAAGCGACGTCTCTCAGCCCTGGGACCGGGCGGTCTCTCCCGCGAGCGCGCCGGGTTTGAGGTTCGCGACGTCCACCACTCGCACTACGGCCGCATCTGCCCGATCGAGTCGCCGGAAGGTCCGAACATCGGCCTCATCGGGTCGCTCGCGAGCTACGCCCGGGTGAACCACTACGGGTTCATCGAAACCCCCTATCGCAAGGTCGTCAAAGGGGTGGTCTCCGACGACATCGTCTACATGACCGCCGACGAAGAGGACGAGCACTACATCTGCGAAGCCGATGTGAAGCTCGACAAGAACGGGAAGATCGTGGAAGACGCGGTGTCGGTCCGCTTCCGCGACAAGATCTCCCTGCAGGACCCCAAAGACATCGAATACATGGATGTCTCCCCCATGCAGGTGGTGAGCCCCACCACCGCCCTGATTCCGTTCCTGGAGCATGACGACGCCAACCGTGCGCTCATGGGGTCCAACATGCAGCGCCAGGCGGTACCGCTCATCCTGCCGGAGTCGCCCCTGGTCTCCACGGGCATGGAGAGCAAAATCGCCCGCGATTCCGGAGCGCTGCTGATGGCTGATGCCCCGGGACAGGTGGTGGAACTCGACGCGTCGAAGGTGGTGGTCCGCGAAAAGGACGGCACCCTGAAGACGTACGAACTGCAGAAGTTCCGCCGCTCGAACCAGGGCACCTGCATGAACCAGCGGATTCTGGTGAATCTGTTCGACACCGTTGAGGCCGGAACTGTCCTGGCCGATGGCTGCGCCACGATGAACGGCGACCTGGCCCTCGGCAAGAACGTCCTGGTCGCGTTCATGCCCTGGCGCGGATACAACTTCGAGGACGCCATCCTCCTGAGCCGCCGCTGCGTCGAAGATGACGTCTACACCTCGATTCACATCGAGAAGTTCGAGTGCGAGGCCCGCGATACCAAGCTCGGCCCCGAAGAGATCACCCGCGATATCCCGCACCTGGGCGAGAGTCTCTTGCGGAATCTCGACGAGGACGGCGTGATCATCGTCTCGACCTCCGTGAACTCCGACGACATCCTGGTGGGGAAAGTGACCCCCAAGGGTGAAACCGAGCCGACCCCGGAAGAGAAGCTCCTCCGCGCCATCTTCGGCGAGAAGAGCCTGGACGTCCGGAACACCTCCCTCAAGGTGCCGCACGGTACCCGGGGCAAAGTCATCGAAGTCCGGCAGTTCTCCCGGGAATCCGGCGATGAGCTGAGCCCTGGTGTCAACAAGCTCGTCCGGGTCTTCGTCGCCCAGCGCCGCAAGGTGATGGAAGGCGACAAGATGGCAGGACGGCATGGCAACAAGGGTGTCGTCTCAAAAATCGTCCCCATCGAGGACATGCCGTTCCTGGAAGACGGGACCTCGGTGGACATCGTGCTCAATCCGCTGGGTGTGCCGAGCCGTATGAACCTCGGGCAGATCCTGGAGACGCACCTCGGGTGGGCGGCGCATCAGCTCGGCTTCACCGCCGTGACCCCCGTGTTCGACTCTGCCACCGAAGGAGACATCATAGATGCCCTGGAAGCCGCCGGACTCCCGGCGGATGGCAAGGTCCGGCTCTTTGATGGCCGGACCGGTGAGCCGTTCCAGCAGCGGGTGACCGTCGGCATGATCTACATGATGAAGCTGAGCCACCTGGTAGAGGACAAGATCCACGCCCGGTCGGTCGGCTCCTACGCTCTGGTGACGCAGCAGCCGCTCGGTGGGAAGGCCCAGTTCGGCGGACAGCGCTTCGGGGAAATGGAAGTCTGGGCGCTGGAAGCCTATGGTGCCGCCCATACCCTGCAGGAAATGCTGACCATCAAGTCCGACGATGTCGAGGGGCGCAATCGCACCTACGAGGCCATCGTCAAGGGCGATGTCCTGGAAGAGCCCGGGATTCCGGAATCCTTCAACGTGTTGATGAAGGAACTCCAGGGGCTCTGCCTCGACATCACCACCTCAGCCGAGGAAGGCGAACCGGAACTCATCAGCGAGTACATCAACACCCCGGGCTTCACTCCCCTCCCGGATGAGCAGCGGGCGATCGCCAGCAGCCAGCCGGGCGATGACATCGACCTGGGTGGGATGGACGACGACAGCGACTACTCCGACGATGAGGACGACGACTAG
- the rpoC gene encoding DNA-directed RNA polymerase subunit beta', translated as MYLSDVNRVQIRLASPERIRSWSWGEVKKPETINYRTLKPEKDGLFCEKIFGPTKDWECYCGKYKKSRYKGIICDRCGVEVTHSKVRRERMGRIELASPVCHIWYVKGVPGRISALLNIKSKDLEKVVYYINFIITQVEKERILDLLPLMKDAVALEIEEYKDIDYSADAVTKLNIPEIVSELMDEFTASKGYIPKGGKKALYKKGDKLSAKMIEALLKEGRFEVEVDGPDGKGETSSLLDMAADYIVGQPLTEAVVDPASGEVLAQAKQALTREGLQAALEAGIMEFHYLDEGMLSFLKTKEKEEHKRLEEIEAALELLPELEVKQLLSEAEHRRLQLLGEVIEKRLGLEIESFFRAMMGAEAVKTLLGQVSMEEEATRLRIALEQTNSKAKRLKYTKRLSIIRAFLRSGNKPEWMILEVLPVIPPELRPMVQLEGGRFAASDLNDLYRRVINRNSRLKRLIDIKAPESLIRNEKRMLQEAVDALIDNGRRGKLVTGTNNRALKSLSDLLKGKQGRFRQNLLGKRVDYSGRSVIVVGPELQLHQCGLPKIMALEFFKPFVLKKIVDRGYAPQIKNAKMLVEQLDRRVWEVLEEVIQGNPVMLNRAPTLHRLGIQAFEPVLIEGKAIQIHPLVCTAFNADFDGDQMAVHLPLSLQAQAEARLLMLSSNNLLKPADGKPIVGPTQDMIMGIYWLTLVQKDTPVRLLKDLAEKPKKGQEVRRKIFATEEEAVLYYELGRINIHEPILVRVKRDMVVEPGGGGPVSRPQLIPGKVLETTVGRVIFNSLLPEKLPFYNQTMSKKVMGIIVAEIHRFFGNAVTVECLDRLKNEAFAAATRAGMTVSIFDVLIPDSKEEILKETHARVAEIRKNEDADLTEIAKKHRRFTRAQVEQIYENLDHRRARRRDVRDSLARGKNEEERSLRLELFDLKCASYDAVIEAYSRATSEVTQAMTENYEKNFPTNPTWMMATSGARGNIQQVRQLGALRGLMADPTGHVIPVITDRNLREGLTVLQYFVTTHGARKGLADTALRTADSGYLTRRLVDVAQDVTVQEYDCGTTESLELSEQRLGRRLMQSLGDRILGRVAAQDIIDTETGEAVVLRNQEIIEEDVEKIAGLGIKSMRVRSPLTCEARRGICQLCYGRDLGTGKLAEPGVPAGIIAAQSIGEPGTQLTMRTFHIGGVAGGADITKGLPDVELLFELFQAGYEKRGAVMAPWNGTISIERDENTGQIVLMSVISKEDAARRQKAKEDADAAAANAKPTARKSTKAPVVRVTAAERALAKESTWMGVDLEGSKILVEHGDEVKKGQELTEGKMNPRDVLRLRGVRECQKFLVDEVQSIYKEQGVDTNDKHIEVIVRQMMKYVRITETGDSDLLKGDLIEHYKFREIVEVLAERGMRVPEAEPVLLGISKASLSTDSFLSTASFQETTKVLTNAAVEGKTDYLRGLKENVIIGRLVPVGTGRHDLRRLRILAPPVPGPSHGIGQGFETPEDYDDEPELGEAYPYEMPELPLPTAE; from the coding sequence ATGTACCTGAGCGATGTCAACCGAGTCCAGATTCGCCTCGCCTCGCCGGAGCGGATTCGCTCCTGGTCCTGGGGGGAAGTCAAGAAGCCCGAGACCATCAACTACCGGACCCTGAAGCCGGAGAAGGACGGGCTCTTCTGCGAGAAGATCTTTGGCCCGACCAAAGACTGGGAGTGCTACTGCGGGAAGTACAAGAAGTCCCGCTACAAGGGGATCATCTGCGACCGCTGCGGCGTGGAAGTGACCCACTCCAAGGTGCGCCGCGAGCGGATGGGGCGTATTGAACTGGCGAGCCCGGTCTGCCACATCTGGTACGTCAAGGGCGTGCCGGGGCGCATCTCGGCGCTGCTCAACATCAAGAGCAAGGACCTGGAGAAGGTCGTCTACTACATCAACTTCATCATCACGCAGGTCGAAAAGGAGCGGATCCTCGACCTCCTGCCGCTGATGAAGGATGCGGTCGCGCTCGAGATTGAAGAGTACAAGGACATCGATTACTCCGCGGATGCGGTGACCAAGCTCAACATCCCGGAAATCGTGTCGGAACTCATGGACGAGTTCACGGCCTCCAAAGGGTACATCCCCAAGGGCGGCAAAAAGGCCCTGTACAAAAAGGGCGACAAGCTCTCCGCCAAGATGATCGAAGCGCTGCTCAAAGAGGGGCGATTCGAGGTGGAGGTTGATGGTCCCGACGGCAAGGGCGAGACTTCCAGTCTCCTCGATATGGCCGCCGACTACATCGTCGGTCAGCCCCTGACCGAAGCGGTGGTCGACCCCGCGTCGGGCGAAGTCCTGGCGCAGGCCAAGCAGGCCCTCACCCGGGAAGGCCTCCAGGCGGCGCTCGAAGCCGGCATCATGGAGTTCCACTACCTCGATGAGGGGATGCTCTCGTTCCTCAAAACAAAGGAAAAAGAAGAGCACAAGCGTCTGGAGGAAATCGAGGCGGCCCTCGAACTCCTGCCGGAGCTCGAAGTCAAGCAGCTCCTCAGTGAGGCGGAGCACCGCCGCCTGCAGTTGCTTGGCGAAGTCATCGAAAAGCGGCTGGGCCTCGAAATCGAGTCCTTCTTCCGCGCCATGATGGGCGCGGAAGCGGTCAAGACGCTGCTCGGTCAGGTCTCGATGGAAGAGGAAGCGACCCGCCTGCGGATCGCCCTCGAACAGACCAACTCCAAAGCGAAGCGGCTGAAGTACACCAAGCGCCTCAGCATCATTCGTGCGTTCCTCCGCTCCGGCAACAAGCCCGAGTGGATGATCCTGGAAGTCCTGCCGGTCATTCCGCCGGAGCTCCGGCCGATGGTGCAGCTGGAGGGTGGCCGCTTCGCGGCGTCCGACCTCAACGACCTCTACCGCCGGGTGATCAATCGCAACAGCCGTCTGAAGCGACTTATCGACATCAAGGCACCCGAGAGCCTGATCCGCAACGAGAAGCGGATGCTCCAGGAAGCCGTCGATGCGCTGATCGACAACGGACGTCGCGGCAAGCTGGTGACCGGGACCAACAACCGCGCCCTGAAGAGTCTGTCAGACCTCCTCAAAGGCAAGCAGGGGCGCTTCCGTCAAAACCTGCTCGGGAAGCGTGTCGACTACTCTGGCCGGTCGGTCATCGTGGTAGGCCCTGAACTGCAGCTCCATCAGTGCGGTTTGCCCAAGATCATGGCCCTGGAATTCTTCAAGCCGTTTGTGCTCAAGAAGATCGTCGACCGGGGCTATGCCCCGCAGATCAAGAACGCCAAGATGCTGGTCGAGCAGCTCGACCGCCGGGTCTGGGAAGTGCTGGAAGAAGTCATTCAGGGGAACCCGGTGATGCTTAACCGCGCCCCGACCCTCCACCGCCTCGGCATCCAGGCGTTCGAGCCGGTGCTCATCGAAGGCAAGGCGATCCAGATCCATCCGCTGGTCTGTACGGCCTTCAACGCCGACTTCGACGGCGACCAGATGGCGGTCCACCTCCCCTTAAGCCTCCAGGCCCAGGCGGAAGCGCGACTCCTGATGCTCTCGTCCAACAACCTGCTCAAGCCCGCCGATGGCAAGCCGATTGTCGGGCCGACCCAGGACATGATCATGGGCATCTACTGGCTCACGCTGGTCCAGAAAGACACGCCAGTCCGGCTCCTGAAGGACCTGGCGGAGAAGCCGAAGAAGGGGCAGGAAGTCCGGCGCAAGATCTTCGCCACCGAGGAAGAGGCGGTCCTGTACTACGAGCTCGGCCGGATCAACATCCACGAGCCGATCCTCGTTCGGGTCAAGCGGGATATGGTGGTGGAACCCGGCGGCGGTGGACCGGTTTCCCGTCCGCAACTGATTCCTGGCAAAGTGCTCGAGACCACGGTCGGTCGTGTCATCTTCAACAGTCTGCTGCCCGAAAAGCTGCCCTTCTACAACCAGACCATGTCCAAGAAGGTCATGGGCATCATTGTTGCCGAAATCCATCGGTTCTTCGGCAACGCGGTCACCGTCGAGTGCCTCGACCGCCTGAAGAACGAGGCCTTCGCCGCCGCGACCCGGGCGGGGATGACCGTCTCCATCTTCGACGTCCTCATCCCGGATTCCAAAGAGGAAATCCTCAAAGAGACCCATGCCCGGGTGGCGGAGATCCGCAAGAACGAGGACGCCGACCTGACCGAGATCGCGAAGAAGCACAGGCGCTTTACCCGCGCCCAGGTCGAGCAGATCTACGAGAACCTCGACCATCGCCGCGCCCGGCGTCGCGATGTCCGTGACAGCCTCGCCCGTGGCAAGAACGAGGAAGAGCGGAGCCTCCGCCTCGAACTCTTCGATCTGAAGTGCGCCTCCTATGACGCTGTCATCGAGGCCTACTCCCGCGCCACCAGTGAAGTGACGCAGGCGATGACGGAGAACTACGAGAAGAACTTCCCGACCAACCCGACCTGGATGATGGCAACCTCCGGGGCACGCGGGAACATCCAGCAGGTCCGCCAGCTGGGCGCCCTGCGCGGCCTGATGGCCGACCCGACCGGACACGTCATCCCGGTTATCACCGACCGCAACCTGCGTGAGGGCCTCACGGTCCTGCAGTACTTCGTGACCACCCACGGTGCCCGTAAGGGTCTCGCGGACACCGCGCTCCGAACCGCCGACTCCGGATACCTCACCCGCCGCCTCGTGGATGTTGCGCAGGATGTCACCGTGCAGGAATACGACTGCGGGACGACAGAGTCGCTGGAGCTCAGCGAGCAGCGCCTGGGTCGCCGCCTGATGCAGTCCCTCGGCGACCGCATCCTCGGTCGTGTGGCGGCGCAGGACATCATCGACACCGAAACAGGCGAAGCGGTGGTCCTCCGCAATCAGGAAATCATCGAGGAAGACGTCGAGAAGATTGCCGGACTCGGCATCAAATCGATGCGCGTGCGCTCGCCCCTGACCTGCGAGGCCCGCCGCGGCATCTGCCAGCTCTGCTACGGTCGCGACCTGGGGACCGGCAAGCTCGCGGAGCCTGGCGTACCGGCCGGCATTATCGCGGCGCAGTCCATCGGTGAGCCTGGCACCCAGCTGACCATGCGGACGTTCCACATCGGTGGTGTCGCGGGTGGTGCGGACATCACCAAGGGTCTGCCCGACGTCGAGCTGCTGTTCGAGCTGTTCCAGGCCGGCTACGAAAAGCGGGGGGCCGTCATGGCACCCTGGAACGGCACCATCAGCATCGAGAGGGACGAGAACACCGGACAGATTGTCCTGATGAGCGTCATCTCGAAAGAGGACGCCGCCCGTCGCCAAAAGGCGAAGGAAGATGCCGACGCCGCTGCAGCCAATGCCAAGCCGACGGCTCGCAAGAGCACCAAGGCACCGGTGGTCCGGGTCACCGCCGCTGAGCGCGCCCTCGCCAAGGAATCGACCTGGATGGGTGTGGACCTGGAAGGGTCCAAGATCCTGGTCGAGCATGGCGACGAGGTGAAGAAGGGGCAGGAACTCACCGAAGGGAAGATGAATCCCCGGGATGTCCTGCGCCTCCGCGGCGTTCGCGAGTGCCAGAAGTTCCTCGTCGATGAAGTGCAGTCCATCTACAAGGAGCAGGGCGTCGATACCAACGACAAGCACATCGAGGTCATCGTCCGCCAGATGATGAAGTACGTCCGGATCACCGAGACCGGCGACTCCGATCTGCTGAAGGGCGACCTCATCGAGCACTACAAGTTCCGCGAGATCGTGGAAGTTCTCGCCGAGCGGGGAATGCGGGTGCCGGAAGCGGAGCCCGTGCTCCTCGGCATCTCCAAGGCCTCTCTCTCCACAGACTCGTTCCTCTCAACCGCATCGTTCCAGGAGACCACCAAGGTCCTCACGAATGCCGCAGTCGAGGGCAAGACCGACTACCTCCGCGGTCTGAAAGAGAACGTGATCATCGGACGCCTGGTGCCGGTCGGTACCGGACGCCACGACCTGCGACGGCTTCGGATTCTCGCGCCGCCGGTCCCCGGACCCTCCCACGGAATCGGCCAGGGGTTCGAGACGCCGGAGGACTACGACGACGAGCCGGAGCTCGGCGAAGCCTATCCCTACGAGATGCCGGAGCTTCCCCTGCCGACCGCAGAGTAG
- the rpsL gene encoding 30S ribosomal protein S12: MPTINQLVRKGREAVKKKNKVPALQACPQKRGVCTRVWTVSPKKPNSALRKVARVRLTNQIEVTAYIPGIGHNLQEHSVVLIRGGRVKDLGGVRYHILRGTLDTAGVANRKKARSKYGAKRPKPGQAAAAPGKKK; the protein is encoded by the coding sequence ATGCCCACGATCAACCAGCTGGTCCGCAAGGGCCGCGAAGCAGTCAAAAAGAAGAACAAGGTCCCCGCGCTGCAGGCGTGTCCGCAGAAGCGTGGTGTCTGCACCCGCGTCTGGACCGTCAGCCCCAAGAAGCCGAACTCGGCGTTGCGGAAGGTGGCTCGTGTCCGCCTGACCAACCAGATCGAGGTCACGGCCTACATTCCGGGCATCGGGCATAACCTGCAGGAGCACTCCGTTGTGCTGATCCGCGGTGGCCGTGTCAAGGACCTTGGTGGGGTGCGTTATCACATCCTCCGAGGCACCTTGGACACCGCCGGTGTCGCGAATCGCAAGAAGGCGCGTTCCAAGTACGGTGCCAAGCGACCCAAGCCGGGTCAGGCCGCCGCAGCGCCCGGGAAGAAGAAGTAA
- the rpsG gene encoding 30S ribosomal protein S7: protein MRGGAPKRRVTHPDSVYHSELVARMINRVMWNGKKGTAEKIVYGALDRLIKKTGEGNAVRAFEKALDNVRPNLEIRSKRVGGSTYQVPVEVRPEKQEAMAMRWLINYARQRKGKPMADKLGQELIDAFNNTGSAVKKKEDTHKMAEANRAYAHYRF, encoded by the coding sequence ATGCGTGGTGGCGCCCCGAAGCGTCGAGTCACCCATCCGGACTCCGTGTATCACTCGGAGCTGGTGGCCCGCATGATCAACCGCGTGATGTGGAACGGGAAGAAGGGGACCGCCGAGAAAATTGTCTACGGCGCCCTGGACCGGCTGATCAAGAAGACCGGCGAGGGTAACGCCGTCCGGGCTTTCGAGAAGGCCCTGGACAATGTCCGCCCGAACCTCGAGATCCGCTCCAAGCGCGTCGGCGGGTCCACCTACCAGGTGCCCGTCGAGGTCCGGCCCGAAAAGCAGGAAGCCATGGCCATGCGCTGGCTGATCAACTACGCCCGGCAGCGCAAGGGCAAGCCGATGGCAGACAAGCTCGGCCAGGAGCTGATTGACGCCTTCAACAACACGGGTTCTGCCGTGAAAAAGAAGGAAGATACCCACAAGATGGCGGAGGCGAACCGCGCCTACGCTCACTACCGGTTCTAA